Proteins co-encoded in one Malus domestica chromosome 09, GDT2T_hap1 genomic window:
- the LOC103429250 gene encoding uncharacterized protein isoform X6: protein MADSANGKLEGDENVQPGDVGDSKPVVESVRDVAIDDGSEQAKETREDDADGSGSSSSFSSSSSDEEAESAQVADDSGKVVEEKTEEVDISVAETVKSVSNHLDQGGVVEETKAEEVVEEEKVVASLDETDESSPAITEEVSKQVEEKILSYVEESNGLSPVETGLVSEEVEESTLPLGKKEDCAPVITYVESKGTEEAYVESKPVPAAVADVVSKGTEEIKKPVSEEQTGESSGTAYKEEVPVVESADAGQDYGKAVIPESSGNPFTVSGAGRPLHPTSWRSCCGLFEILHPRSDR from the exons ATGGCGGATTCTGCAAATGGGAAGCTTGAGGGGGATGAAAATGTTCAACCAGGCGATGTTGGGGACTCAAAACCTGTGGTTGAATCCGTGCGGGATGTCGCTATCGATGATGGTTCCGAGCAGGCAAAGGAAACCCGTGAAGATGATGCTGATGGTTCGGGTTCGAGTTCGAGTTTCAGTAGTAGTAGTTCGGATGAAGAGGCGGAAAGTGCTCAAGTGGCGGATGATTCAGGGAAAGTGGTAGAGGAGAAGACCGAAGAAGTTGATATCTCGGTTGCTGAGACGGTTAAATCTGTGTCCAATCATTTGGATCAAGGTGGTGTTGTTGAGGAAACCAAAGCGGAGGAGGtggtggaggaggagaaggTGGTGGCGTCTTTGGATGAGACTGATGAATCTTCTCCGGCCATCACGGAGGAGGTGTCGAAGCAGGTTGAGGAAAAAATATTGTCATATGTGGAAGAGAGTAATGGGCTTTCTCCAGTCGAAACCGGTTTGGTGTCAGAGGAGGTTGAAGAATCAACATTGCCGTTGGGCAAGAAAGAGGATTGTGCTCCAGTCATAACATATGTGGAGTCGAAAGGAACTGAAGAAGCATATGTGGAGTCGAAACCGGTTCCTGCTGCTGTTGCAGATGTTGTGTCAAAGGGAACCGAGGAAATAAAAAAACCAGTTTCCGAAGAGCAAACTGGGGAGTCATCAGGTACTGCTTACAAGGAAGAGGTTCCAGTAGTCGAATCAGCTGATGCCGGACAAGATTATGGCAAGGCCGTGATCCCCGAAAGCTCAGGAAATCCG TTTACTGTCTCCGGTGCCGGACGCCCCCTGCATCCGACTTCATGGAGGAGTTGCTGTGGACTTTTCGAAATTCTGCACCCAAGATCTGACAGATAA
- the LOC103429250 gene encoding protein gar2 isoform X3 — protein MYKELRSCHTASATCQNHSAGDQYSKKEERQKVSANLNEMADSANGKLEGDENVQPGDVGDSKPVVESVRDVAIDDGSEQAKETREDDADGSGSSSSFSSSSSDEEAESAQVADDSGKVVEEKTEEVDISVAETVKSVSNHLDQGGVVEETKAEEVVEEEKVVASLDETDESSPAITEEVSKQVEEKILSYVEESNGLSPVETGLVSEEVEESTLPLGKKEDCAPVITYVESKGTEEAYVESKPVPAAVADVVSKGTEEIKKPVSEEQTGESSGTAYKEEVPVVESADAGQDYGKAVIPESSGNPQFTVSGAGRPLHPTSWRSCCGLFEILHPRSDR, from the exons atgt ACAAAGAATTAAGGAGTTGCCATACTGCTTCTGCAACTTGTCAAAATCATTCTGCCGGTGATCAATATTCGAAGAAGGAGGAGAGGCAAAAAGTTTCTGCAAATCTTAACGAAATGGCGGATTCTGCAAATGGGAAGCTTGAGGGGGATGAAAATGTTCAACCAGGCGATGTTGGGGACTCAAAACCTGTGGTTGAATCCGTGCGGGATGTCGCTATCGATGATGGTTCCGAGCAGGCAAAGGAAACCCGTGAAGATGATGCTGATGGTTCGGGTTCGAGTTCGAGTTTCAGTAGTAGTAGTTCGGATGAAGAGGCGGAAAGTGCTCAAGTGGCGGATGATTCAGGGAAAGTGGTAGAGGAGAAGACCGAAGAAGTTGATATCTCGGTTGCTGAGACGGTTAAATCTGTGTCCAATCATTTGGATCAAGGTGGTGTTGTTGAGGAAACCAAAGCGGAGGAGGtggtggaggaggagaaggTGGTGGCGTCTTTGGATGAGACTGATGAATCTTCTCCGGCCATCACGGAGGAGGTGTCGAAGCAGGTTGAGGAAAAAATATTGTCATATGTGGAAGAGAGTAATGGGCTTTCTCCAGTCGAAACCGGTTTGGTGTCAGAGGAGGTTGAAGAATCAACATTGCCGTTGGGCAAGAAAGAGGATTGTGCTCCAGTCATAACATATGTGGAGTCGAAAGGAACTGAAGAAGCATATGTGGAGTCGAAACCGGTTCCTGCTGCTGTTGCAGATGTTGTGTCAAAGGGAACCGAGGAAATAAAAAAACCAGTTTCCGAAGAGCAAACTGGGGAGTCATCAGGTACTGCTTACAAGGAAGAGGTTCCAGTAGTCGAATCAGCTGATGCCGGACAAGATTATGGCAAGGCCGTGATCCCCGAAAGCTCAGGAAATCCG CAGTTTACTGTCTCCGGTGCCGGACGCCCCCTGCATCCGACTTCATGGAGGAGTTGCTGTGGACTTTTCGAAATTCTGCACCCAAGATCTGACAGATAA
- the LOC103429250 gene encoding protein gar2 isoform X4: MYKELRSCHTASATCQNHSAGDQYSKKEERQKVSANLNEMADSANGKLEGDENVQPGDVGDSKPVVESVRDVAIDDGSEQAKETREDDADGSGSSSSFSSSSSDEEAESAQVADDSGKVVEEKTEEVDISVAETVKSVSNHLDQGGVVEETKAEEVVEEEKVVASLDETDESSPAITEEVSKQVEEKILSYVEESNGLSPVETGLVSEEVEESTLPLGKKEDCAPVITYVESKGTEEAYVESKPVPAAVADVVSKGTEEIKKPVSEEQTGESSGTAYKEEVPVVESADAGQDYGKAVIPESSGNPFTVSGAGRPLHPTSWRSCCGLFEILHPRSDR; this comes from the exons atgt ACAAAGAATTAAGGAGTTGCCATACTGCTTCTGCAACTTGTCAAAATCATTCTGCCGGTGATCAATATTCGAAGAAGGAGGAGAGGCAAAAAGTTTCTGCAAATCTTAACGAAATGGCGGATTCTGCAAATGGGAAGCTTGAGGGGGATGAAAATGTTCAACCAGGCGATGTTGGGGACTCAAAACCTGTGGTTGAATCCGTGCGGGATGTCGCTATCGATGATGGTTCCGAGCAGGCAAAGGAAACCCGTGAAGATGATGCTGATGGTTCGGGTTCGAGTTCGAGTTTCAGTAGTAGTAGTTCGGATGAAGAGGCGGAAAGTGCTCAAGTGGCGGATGATTCAGGGAAAGTGGTAGAGGAGAAGACCGAAGAAGTTGATATCTCGGTTGCTGAGACGGTTAAATCTGTGTCCAATCATTTGGATCAAGGTGGTGTTGTTGAGGAAACCAAAGCGGAGGAGGtggtggaggaggagaaggTGGTGGCGTCTTTGGATGAGACTGATGAATCTTCTCCGGCCATCACGGAGGAGGTGTCGAAGCAGGTTGAGGAAAAAATATTGTCATATGTGGAAGAGAGTAATGGGCTTTCTCCAGTCGAAACCGGTTTGGTGTCAGAGGAGGTTGAAGAATCAACATTGCCGTTGGGCAAGAAAGAGGATTGTGCTCCAGTCATAACATATGTGGAGTCGAAAGGAACTGAAGAAGCATATGTGGAGTCGAAACCGGTTCCTGCTGCTGTTGCAGATGTTGTGTCAAAGGGAACCGAGGAAATAAAAAAACCAGTTTCCGAAGAGCAAACTGGGGAGTCATCAGGTACTGCTTACAAGGAAGAGGTTCCAGTAGTCGAATCAGCTGATGCCGGACAAGATTATGGCAAGGCCGTGATCCCCGAAAGCTCAGGAAATCCG TTTACTGTCTCCGGTGCCGGACGCCCCCTGCATCCGACTTCATGGAGGAGTTGCTGTGGACTTTTCGAAATTCTGCACCCAAGATCTGACAGATAA
- the LOC103443192 gene encoding peroxisomal and mitochondrial division factor 2, whose product MAEKTVEIVDDQAENFFDADQAAELGRKVEGFEREKLELQRENKETKEKIQELTAEIEKLKSSEKETKERLREMELEIERTEEGKDVLESVANRAMELETEVARLQHDLISAMAEGEDANNEVAELKRVLGERGEKIDSLEKELESLKKAKADSEKRIRELERKIGVLEVKETEEKSKKIRVEEEMRERLDEKESELSLFKKKVEDLESVIVKNNAELGKRVSEKLNVEAALRESEDKCRGMEMKLGKLQKDVLDAEKVINGLKERTVGEINGTVNEVKEISRETESKGLSLPVVAGSTGVVVATAAAVVYVLYVRQR is encoded by the coding sequence ATGGCAGAGAAGACGGTTGAAATCGTGGACGATCAGGCTGAGAATTTCTTCGATGCCGATCAGGCGGCGGAGTTGGGCCGCAAGGTCGAGGGTTTTGAGCGGGAGAAGCTCGAGCTCCAGCGCGAGAACAAGGAGACGAAAGAGAAAATTCAGGAACTGACGGCGGAGATCGAGAAATTAAAGAGCAGCGAGAAGGAGACGAAGGAAAGGCTCAGGGAGATGGAGTTAGAGATTGAACGGACCGAGGAGGGGAAAGATGTGCTGGAATCGGTTGCGAATAGAGCGATGGAGCTTGAGACTGAGGTAGCGAGGCTCCAACACGATCTGATCTCTGCCATGGCAGAAGGGGAGGATGCAAATAACGAAGTGGCGGAGCTGAAGCGTGTGTTGGGCGAGAGGGGGGAGAAAATTGATAGCTTGGAGAAGGAGCTCGAGAGCCTGAAGAAGGCGAAGGCTGATAGTGAGAAGAGGATTAGGGAATTGGAGAGGAAGATTGGGGTTTTGGAAGTGAAGGAGACTGAGGAGAAGAGCAAGAAAATTAGGGTTGAggaggagatgagagagagacttGATGAGAAAGAGAGTGAGCTTAGCTTGTTCAAGAAGAAAGTGGAGGATTTGGAGTCGGTGATTGTGAAGAACAATGCTGAATTGGGGAAGAGAGTGAGTGAGAAGCTCAATGTCGAGGCGGCGCTGAGGGAATCAGAGGATAAGTGCAGAGGCATGGAAATGAAGTTGGGAAAATTGCAGAAGGACGTGCTGGATGCTGAAAAGGTTATTAATGGATTGAAGGAGAGGACTGTTGGGGAAATTAATGGGACTGTGAATGAAGTGAAGGAGATTTCTAGAGAGACAGAGTCGAAAGGATTGAGCTTGCCAGTTGTGGCAGGGTCCACTGGAGTCGTTGTTGCCACAGCAGCTGCTGTTGTCTATGTGTTGTATGTAAGGCAGAGGTGA
- the LOC103443196 gene encoding xyloglucan endotransglucosylase protein 1-like, whose amino-acid sequence MSSSKVSMLFFLCSITISLVAVVASAGNFYQDYEVMFGDQHAKVLENGQIITLALDKSSGAGFKSKNAYLFGKFDMQIKLQPGNSAGTVTTFYLSSSGANHDEIDFEFLGNSTGEPYTIHTNVYAQGQGLKEQQFHLWFDPTQDFHTYSIVWNTKRIIFLVDDSPIRVFNNLESIGLPFPKNQSMGIYATFWNADDWATQGGRVKTDWSLAPFTASYRNFNINACPGSQGPSCASTSTERSAVGSSWKNQGLNAAERNRLRWVQSKFMVYDYCTDRIKFNKDLPRECKHSRI is encoded by the exons ATGTCTTCTTCTAAGGTCTCGAtgttgttttttctttgttcgATCACAATTTCTCTGGTGGCCGTCGTTGCCTCAGCCGGTAATTTCTATCAAGACTATGAGGTTATGTTCGGCGATCAACACGCTAAGGTTCTCGAAAATGGACAAATTATCACACTCGCACTTGACAAATCTTCTGGAGCAGGTTTCAAATCAAAGAATGCGTACTTATTTGGAAAGTTTGATATGCAAATCAAGTTGCAACCTGGGAACTCAGCTGGTACCGTGACAACATTTTAC TTATCTTCTTCAGGTGCAAATCATGATGAGATTGACTTTGAGTTTCTGGGGAACTCAACTGGGGAACCCTACACTATCCATACTAATGTCTACGCCCAAGGACAAGGGCTCAAGGAACAACAATTCCATCTGTGGTTCGATCCCACTCAGGACTTCCACACCTACTCCATTGTTTGGAACACCAAGCGCATTAT ATTCTTGGTAGATGACAGTCCAATTAGAGTGTTCAACAACTTGGAATCAATTGGTCTTCCATTCCCTAAAAACCAATCCATGGGGATTTATGCAACCTTTTGGAATGCCGATGACTGGGCAACACAAGGTGGGCGTGTGAAGACTGACTGGAGCCTAGCTCCTTTCACTGCCTCTTACAGAAACTTCAACATCAACGCTTGCCCTGGGTCACAAGGACCATCTTGTGCGTCCACATCTACGGAAAGATCAGCAGTCGGCTCTTCATGGAAGAACCAAGGGCTCAATGCTGCAGAGCGAAACAGGCTTCGATGGGTGCAGAGCAAGTTCATGGTCTATGACTACTGCACTGACCGTATTAAGTTCAACAAAGATCTCCCTCGCGAATGCAAGCATTCAAGAATCTAA
- the LOC103421749 gene encoding uncharacterized protein produces MAATTPAPPPSTTKPTKSITKTVRKAVNALIKWRNDKLQTQNPDLLESDEFAYLVLTLKKTPPKGRVNAYKIPLPNPLHSQLSELCLIYDDGPKSNLTKDFIEKKIKAENITVSKILKLSKLKSDYVPFEAKRKLMYSYDMFLADKRIVPLLPKFLGKHFFKKKKIPVPVDLEHKNWKEQVDKICGSALLYLSTGTCSVVRVAKVSMSVDEIVANVVAAIDGIVEMVPKNWGGVRSFHLKLLESLALPVYQAVPDVTLKIEEEKVVEEGAEEVKEVVKNERKDLKSEKKSKKKGRIHEVRYLDSNVGEVLDDDELGILGDVDIGEGKQSENDEPGSGELGKKKRKKEKVGGESKGEKRLKKSAKAKDDAELNGEKVLGEKNSEKKLKGSAKAEEEDGAIVKNEKDGLSSKEKKKDATKKKADDLSAKGEESVGKKEKRKSEESAGKKEKGKSEDEKLKGTEAKLKKSKRSKKAAE; encoded by the coding sequence ATGGCCGCCACCACTCCAGCGCCTCCACCTTCCACCACAAAACCCACCAAATCGATCACCAAGACGGTGAGGAAAGCCGTAAACGCCCTCATCAAATGGCGGAACGACAAGCTGCAGACCCAGAACCCCGATCTCTTGGAATCCGACGAGTTCGCCTACCTGGTTCTCACCCTCAAGAAAACCCCCCCAAAGGGTCGCGTCAACGCCTACAAAATCCCCCTCCCAAATCCCCTGCATTCCCAACTCTCCGAGCTCTGCCTCATATACGACGACGGACCCAAGTCCAACCTCACGAAGGACTTCATCGAGAAGAAAATCAAGGCCGAAAACATAACCGTGTCGAAAATcttgaagctttcgaagctcaAGAGCGATTACGTGCCCTTTGAGGCCAAGAGGAAACTGATGTATTCGTATGATATGTTTCTGGCTGATAAGCGGATTGTGCCGTTGCTGCCAAAGTTTTTGGGGAAGCATTTctttaagaagaagaagattccGGTGCCGGTGGACCTGGAGCACAAGAATTGGAAGGAGCAGGTGGATAAGATTTGTGGGTCGGCTTTGTTGTACTTGAGTACAGGGACGTGTAGCGTGGTGAGGGTAGCGAAGGTTTCGATGAGCGTTGATGAGATTGTGGCGAATGTGGTTGCGGCGATTGATGGGATTGTGGAGATGGTGCCTAAGAACTGGGGAGGTGTGAGGTCTTttcatttgaagttgttggaatCGCTTGCATTGCCAGTTTATCAGGCGGTTCCGGATGTGACATTGAAGATTGAGGAAGAGAAGGTGGTTGAGGAAGGTGCAGAGGAGGTGAAGGAGGTTGTTAAGAATGAGCGCAAGGATTTGAAGAGTGAGAAGAAGAGTAAGAAGAAGGGTAGGATTCATGAAGTGAGGTATTTGGATAGCAATGTCGGCGAGGTGCTTGATGATGATGAATTGGGTATTCTTGGTGATGTGGATATTGGGGAAGGGAAGCAAAGCGAGAATGATGAACCGGGTAGTGGCGaattggggaagaagaagaggaagaaggaaaaggttGGTGGTGAGTCTAAGGGTGAGAAAAGGTTGAAGAAGTCGGCTAAGGCGAAAGATGATGCTGAGTTAAATGGGGAAAAGGTTCTTGGTGAGAAAAACAGTGAGAAGAAGTTGAAAGGGTCGGCAAAGGCAGAAGAAGAGGACGGTGCCATTGTCAAGAATGAGAAGGATGGGTTGTCTtcgaaagagaagaaaaaagatgCTACAAAGAAGAAAGCAGATGATTTGTCGGCCAAAGGCGAAGAGTCTGTTGgaaagaaggagaagaggaaGAGTGAAGAGTCTGCTGGAAAGAAGGAGAAGGGGAAGAGTGAAGATGAAAAGTTGAAGGGCACAGAAGCAAAGCTGAAGAAGTCTAAGAGAAGTAAGAAAGCAGCAGAGTAA
- the LOC103429250 gene encoding uncharacterized protein isoform X5: protein MADSANGKLEGDENVQPGDVGDSKPVVESVRDVAIDDGSEQAKETREDDADGSGSSSSFSSSSSDEEAESAQVADDSGKVVEEKTEEVDISVAETVKSVSNHLDQGGVVEETKAEEVVEEEKVVASLDETDESSPAITEEVSKQVEEKILSYVEESNGLSPVETGLVSEEVEESTLPLGKKEDCAPVITYVESKGTEEAYVESKPVPAAVADVVSKGTEEIKKPVSEEQTGESSGTAYKEEVPVVESADAGQDYGKAVIPESSGNPQFTVSGAGRPLHPTSWRSCCGLFEILHPRSDR from the exons ATGGCGGATTCTGCAAATGGGAAGCTTGAGGGGGATGAAAATGTTCAACCAGGCGATGTTGGGGACTCAAAACCTGTGGTTGAATCCGTGCGGGATGTCGCTATCGATGATGGTTCCGAGCAGGCAAAGGAAACCCGTGAAGATGATGCTGATGGTTCGGGTTCGAGTTCGAGTTTCAGTAGTAGTAGTTCGGATGAAGAGGCGGAAAGTGCTCAAGTGGCGGATGATTCAGGGAAAGTGGTAGAGGAGAAGACCGAAGAAGTTGATATCTCGGTTGCTGAGACGGTTAAATCTGTGTCCAATCATTTGGATCAAGGTGGTGTTGTTGAGGAAACCAAAGCGGAGGAGGtggtggaggaggagaaggTGGTGGCGTCTTTGGATGAGACTGATGAATCTTCTCCGGCCATCACGGAGGAGGTGTCGAAGCAGGTTGAGGAAAAAATATTGTCATATGTGGAAGAGAGTAATGGGCTTTCTCCAGTCGAAACCGGTTTGGTGTCAGAGGAGGTTGAAGAATCAACATTGCCGTTGGGCAAGAAAGAGGATTGTGCTCCAGTCATAACATATGTGGAGTCGAAAGGAACTGAAGAAGCATATGTGGAGTCGAAACCGGTTCCTGCTGCTGTTGCAGATGTTGTGTCAAAGGGAACCGAGGAAATAAAAAAACCAGTTTCCGAAGAGCAAACTGGGGAGTCATCAGGTACTGCTTACAAGGAAGAGGTTCCAGTAGTCGAATCAGCTGATGCCGGACAAGATTATGGCAAGGCCGTGATCCCCGAAAGCTCAGGAAATCCG CAGTTTACTGTCTCCGGTGCCGGACGCCCCCTGCATCCGACTTCATGGAGGAGTTGCTGTGGACTTTTCGAAATTCTGCACCCAAGATCTGACAGATAA
- the LOC103429250 gene encoding protein gar2 isoform X1, translating to MPPRPKKIKPPRPKKIKPKLLAKKKTKNRIRQSPPTLQPQQPPLQDKELRSCHTASATCQNHSAGDQYSKKEERQKVSANLNEMADSANGKLEGDENVQPGDVGDSKPVVESVRDVAIDDGSEQAKETREDDADGSGSSSSFSSSSSDEEAESAQVADDSGKVVEEKTEEVDISVAETVKSVSNHLDQGGVVEETKAEEVVEEEKVVASLDETDESSPAITEEVSKQVEEKILSYVEESNGLSPVETGLVSEEVEESTLPLGKKEDCAPVITYVESKGTEEAYVESKPVPAAVADVVSKGTEEIKKPVSEEQTGESSGTAYKEEVPVVESADAGQDYGKAVIPESSGNPQFTVSGAGRPLHPTSWRSCCGLFEILHPRSDR from the exons ATGCCTCCACGTCCTAAGAAAATCAAACCTCCACGTCCtaagaaaatcaaaccaaaactaCTTGCCAAGAAGAAAACCAAAAACAGAATCCGTCAATCTCCACCCACCCTTCAACCCCAACAACCCCCACTCcaag ACAAAGAATTAAGGAGTTGCCATACTGCTTCTGCAACTTGTCAAAATCATTCTGCCGGTGATCAATATTCGAAGAAGGAGGAGAGGCAAAAAGTTTCTGCAAATCTTAACGAAATGGCGGATTCTGCAAATGGGAAGCTTGAGGGGGATGAAAATGTTCAACCAGGCGATGTTGGGGACTCAAAACCTGTGGTTGAATCCGTGCGGGATGTCGCTATCGATGATGGTTCCGAGCAGGCAAAGGAAACCCGTGAAGATGATGCTGATGGTTCGGGTTCGAGTTCGAGTTTCAGTAGTAGTAGTTCGGATGAAGAGGCGGAAAGTGCTCAAGTGGCGGATGATTCAGGGAAAGTGGTAGAGGAGAAGACCGAAGAAGTTGATATCTCGGTTGCTGAGACGGTTAAATCTGTGTCCAATCATTTGGATCAAGGTGGTGTTGTTGAGGAAACCAAAGCGGAGGAGGtggtggaggaggagaaggTGGTGGCGTCTTTGGATGAGACTGATGAATCTTCTCCGGCCATCACGGAGGAGGTGTCGAAGCAGGTTGAGGAAAAAATATTGTCATATGTGGAAGAGAGTAATGGGCTTTCTCCAGTCGAAACCGGTTTGGTGTCAGAGGAGGTTGAAGAATCAACATTGCCGTTGGGCAAGAAAGAGGATTGTGCTCCAGTCATAACATATGTGGAGTCGAAAGGAACTGAAGAAGCATATGTGGAGTCGAAACCGGTTCCTGCTGCTGTTGCAGATGTTGTGTCAAAGGGAACCGAGGAAATAAAAAAACCAGTTTCCGAAGAGCAAACTGGGGAGTCATCAGGTACTGCTTACAAGGAAGAGGTTCCAGTAGTCGAATCAGCTGATGCCGGACAAGATTATGGCAAGGCCGTGATCCCCGAAAGCTCAGGAAATCCG CAGTTTACTGTCTCCGGTGCCGGACGCCCCCTGCATCCGACTTCATGGAGGAGTTGCTGTGGACTTTTCGAAATTCTGCACCCAAGATCTGACAGATAA
- the LOC103429250 gene encoding protein gar2 isoform X2 gives MPPRPKKIKPPRPKKIKPKLLAKKKTKNRIRQSPPTLQPQQPPLQDKELRSCHTASATCQNHSAGDQYSKKEERQKVSANLNEMADSANGKLEGDENVQPGDVGDSKPVVESVRDVAIDDGSEQAKETREDDADGSGSSSSFSSSSSDEEAESAQVADDSGKVVEEKTEEVDISVAETVKSVSNHLDQGGVVEETKAEEVVEEEKVVASLDETDESSPAITEEVSKQVEEKILSYVEESNGLSPVETGLVSEEVEESTLPLGKKEDCAPVITYVESKGTEEAYVESKPVPAAVADVVSKGTEEIKKPVSEEQTGESSGTAYKEEVPVVESADAGQDYGKAVIPESSGNPFTVSGAGRPLHPTSWRSCCGLFEILHPRSDR, from the exons ATGCCTCCACGTCCTAAGAAAATCAAACCTCCACGTCCtaagaaaatcaaaccaaaactaCTTGCCAAGAAGAAAACCAAAAACAGAATCCGTCAATCTCCACCCACCCTTCAACCCCAACAACCCCCACTCcaag ACAAAGAATTAAGGAGTTGCCATACTGCTTCTGCAACTTGTCAAAATCATTCTGCCGGTGATCAATATTCGAAGAAGGAGGAGAGGCAAAAAGTTTCTGCAAATCTTAACGAAATGGCGGATTCTGCAAATGGGAAGCTTGAGGGGGATGAAAATGTTCAACCAGGCGATGTTGGGGACTCAAAACCTGTGGTTGAATCCGTGCGGGATGTCGCTATCGATGATGGTTCCGAGCAGGCAAAGGAAACCCGTGAAGATGATGCTGATGGTTCGGGTTCGAGTTCGAGTTTCAGTAGTAGTAGTTCGGATGAAGAGGCGGAAAGTGCTCAAGTGGCGGATGATTCAGGGAAAGTGGTAGAGGAGAAGACCGAAGAAGTTGATATCTCGGTTGCTGAGACGGTTAAATCTGTGTCCAATCATTTGGATCAAGGTGGTGTTGTTGAGGAAACCAAAGCGGAGGAGGtggtggaggaggagaaggTGGTGGCGTCTTTGGATGAGACTGATGAATCTTCTCCGGCCATCACGGAGGAGGTGTCGAAGCAGGTTGAGGAAAAAATATTGTCATATGTGGAAGAGAGTAATGGGCTTTCTCCAGTCGAAACCGGTTTGGTGTCAGAGGAGGTTGAAGAATCAACATTGCCGTTGGGCAAGAAAGAGGATTGTGCTCCAGTCATAACATATGTGGAGTCGAAAGGAACTGAAGAAGCATATGTGGAGTCGAAACCGGTTCCTGCTGCTGTTGCAGATGTTGTGTCAAAGGGAACCGAGGAAATAAAAAAACCAGTTTCCGAAGAGCAAACTGGGGAGTCATCAGGTACTGCTTACAAGGAAGAGGTTCCAGTAGTCGAATCAGCTGATGCCGGACAAGATTATGGCAAGGCCGTGATCCCCGAAAGCTCAGGAAATCCG TTTACTGTCTCCGGTGCCGGACGCCCCCTGCATCCGACTTCATGGAGGAGTTGCTGTGGACTTTTCGAAATTCTGCACCCAAGATCTGACAGATAA